In Mercenaria mercenaria strain notata chromosome 14, MADL_Memer_1, whole genome shotgun sequence, the following are encoded in one genomic region:
- the LOC123526743 gene encoding sodium- and chloride-dependent neutral and basic amino acid transporter B(0+)-like isoform X1 — protein sequence MPSSYNFWDRDKSSAKEKSAEINGTAVSVNDSVDDLDKKNSVEEERGEWGSKWEFILSCVGLSVGLGNVWRFPYLAYQYGGAAFLIAYLILQILIGKPMYMMELVMGQYSGKGPTAVWAMNPSAKGIGISMALISLVVAIYYNVIMAYTLYYFFSSMQKVLPWTTCKDEWLPLGCTEQTEKKLGECTGNATVDILSKCMCTANYSVNYLLEQNNVTCTNTTNVAVAELFFEKTVIQKAPGIEPEHVGAPIWQLALCLLLSWMIVVACLIKGVKSSGKVVYFTATFPYVILLILLVRGCLLDGAIDGVKYFIIPDWNKLLELEVWVAAAGQMFFSLSVSFGGILMFGSYNKFNNNVYGDALLISIMDVVTSIIAGFVIFTTFGGMAKKIGVDVQDVAKGGYGLAFVAYPEALSNLPPPQLWSVLFFFMLFTLGLDSEFALLETVMTCIQDEYPHLRKYKSYMCVGFGVVLYFCALPCVTPAGDYIVSLMDHYGADFSVLFVATCECIAVMWVYGVRRFLNDCSYMLGHPPRPVIFWAVCWTFFSPILIGALFIYRMIDYNPPEIAKNEPFPEFAQAIGWVLTCIVLLPIPVTFLYKLFTAKGSIKERMRTITTPTEEWGPNDGTDRKPLENVYEMERKYGLDNPGAVNSHI from the exons ATGCCCTCGTCTTATAATTTTTGGGATAGGGACAAATCGAGCGCAAAGGAAAAG AGCGCAGAAATAAACGGCACTGCAGTGTCTGTCAACGACAGTGTTGACGACTTGGATAAAAAGAATTCGGTTGAGGAGGAACGTGGAGAATGGGGGAGCAAGTGGGAGTTTATTTTATCCTGTGTGGGGCTCTCGGTGGGGTTAGGAAACGTATGGAGATTTCCTTACCTGGCTTATCAGTATGGTGGTG CTGCCTTTCTAATCGCATACCTGATCCTACAGATCTTAATTGGTAAGCCTATGTACATGATGGAGCTAGTCATGGGACAGTATTCAGGGAAAGGACCCACCGCAGTTTGGGCAATGAACCCGAGTGCTAAAG GAATTGGCATATCCATGGCTTTGATTTCGCTAGTTGTGGCAATATATTACAATGTTATCATGGCATACACGCTCTATTATTTCTTCTCATCAATGCAGAAAGTGTTGCCTTGGACTACCTGTAAAGAT GAATGGCTACCACTTGGTTGCACAGAACAAACAGAGAAAAAGCTTGGTGAATGTACGGGAAATGCTACTGTTGATATTTTATCAAAGTGTATGTGCACGGCTAACTACAGCGTCAACTACCTGCTGGAACAAAATAACGTTACGTGTACGAATACAACTAACGTTGCAGTGGCGGAACTATTTTTCGA aAAGACCGTGATTCAGAAAGCTCCGGGTATCGAGCCCGAGCATGTCGGAGCCCCTATCTGGCAGCTGGCCCTGTGTCTTCTGCTCTCTTGGATGATCGTAGTAGCATGCCTCATAAAAGGTGTCAAATCTTCTGGAAAG GTGGTGTATTTTACAGCTACTTTCCCCTATGTGATATTGTTAATTTTGTTGGTCCGAGGGTGTCTGCTAGATGGCGCCATCGATGGTGTCAAATATTTCATCATACCCGACTGGAATAAACTGCTAGAGCTCGAG GTGTGGGTGGCAGCTGCTGGACAGATGTTCTTTTCTCTCAGTGTATCTTTCGGCGGTATTCTCATGTTTGGAAGTTATAACAAATTCAACAATAATGTATACGG cGACGCCTTATTAATTAGTATAATGGATGTGGTTACCAGTATCATCGCAGGTTTCGTCATCTTCACCACATTTGGTGGTATGGCTAAGAAGATCGGCGTCGACGTTCAGGACGTCGCTAAAGGAGGATATGGTCTTGCATTTGTTGCCTACCCCGAGGCTTTATCAAATCTACCTCCTCCCCAGTTATGGTCCGTTCTCTTCTTCTTCATGTTGTTCACACTGGGATTGGACAGTGAG TTCGCACTACTGGAAACTGTGATGACATGTATACAAGACGAATACCCACATCTTAGGAAATACAAAAGTTACATGTGTGTTGGATTCGGCGTGGTCCTGTATTTCTGTGCCCTTCCATGTGTCACACCT GCTGGTGATTATATAGTATCATTAATGGACCATTACGGAGCTGATTTTTCCGTCTTGTTTGTCGCAACTTGTGAATGTATTGCCGTCATGTGGGTTTATG GTGTAAGACGGTTTTTAAATGACTGTAGCTATATGCTGGGTCATCCTCCACGACCTGTAATCTTCTGGGCGGTCTGCTGGACATTCTTTTCACCTATCTTGATTGGG GCATTATTCATCTACAGAATGATAGACTATAATCCGCCAGAAATAGCCAAGAACGAGCCATTCCCAGAGTTTGCCCAGGCCATCGGCTGGGTCCTCACGTGTATAGTTTTATTACCCATTCCTGTCACATTCCTTTACAAATTGTTCACAGCTAAAGGAAGTATCAAAGAGCGCATGCGCACTATAACCACGCCCACTGAAGAATGGGGACCTAATGACGGTACAGACAGAAAACCATTAGAAAACGTGTAcgaaatggaaaggaaatatggTTTAGACAATCCAGGGGCAGTTAACTCTCATATTTAA
- the LOC123526743 gene encoding sodium- and chloride-dependent neutral and basic amino acid transporter B(0+)-like isoform X2 gives MTFLSAEINGTAVSVNDSVDDLDKKNSVEEERGEWGSKWEFILSCVGLSVGLGNVWRFPYLAYQYGGAAFLIAYLILQILIGKPMYMMELVMGQYSGKGPTAVWAMNPSAKGIGISMALISLVVAIYYNVIMAYTLYYFFSSMQKVLPWTTCKDEWLPLGCTEQTEKKLGECTGNATVDILSKCMCTANYSVNYLLEQNNVTCTNTTNVAVAELFFEKTVIQKAPGIEPEHVGAPIWQLALCLLLSWMIVVACLIKGVKSSGKVVYFTATFPYVILLILLVRGCLLDGAIDGVKYFIIPDWNKLLELEVWVAAAGQMFFSLSVSFGGILMFGSYNKFNNNVYGDALLISIMDVVTSIIAGFVIFTTFGGMAKKIGVDVQDVAKGGYGLAFVAYPEALSNLPPPQLWSVLFFFMLFTLGLDSEFALLETVMTCIQDEYPHLRKYKSYMCVGFGVVLYFCALPCVTPAGDYIVSLMDHYGADFSVLFVATCECIAVMWVYGVRRFLNDCSYMLGHPPRPVIFWAVCWTFFSPILIGALFIYRMIDYNPPEIAKNEPFPEFAQAIGWVLTCIVLLPIPVTFLYKLFTAKGSIKERMRTITTPTEEWGPNDGTDRKPLENVYEMERKYGLDNPGAVNSHI, from the exons ATGACATTTCTT AGCGCAGAAATAAACGGCACTGCAGTGTCTGTCAACGACAGTGTTGACGACTTGGATAAAAAGAATTCGGTTGAGGAGGAACGTGGAGAATGGGGGAGCAAGTGGGAGTTTATTTTATCCTGTGTGGGGCTCTCGGTGGGGTTAGGAAACGTATGGAGATTTCCTTACCTGGCTTATCAGTATGGTGGTG CTGCCTTTCTAATCGCATACCTGATCCTACAGATCTTAATTGGTAAGCCTATGTACATGATGGAGCTAGTCATGGGACAGTATTCAGGGAAAGGACCCACCGCAGTTTGGGCAATGAACCCGAGTGCTAAAG GAATTGGCATATCCATGGCTTTGATTTCGCTAGTTGTGGCAATATATTACAATGTTATCATGGCATACACGCTCTATTATTTCTTCTCATCAATGCAGAAAGTGTTGCCTTGGACTACCTGTAAAGAT GAATGGCTACCACTTGGTTGCACAGAACAAACAGAGAAAAAGCTTGGTGAATGTACGGGAAATGCTACTGTTGATATTTTATCAAAGTGTATGTGCACGGCTAACTACAGCGTCAACTACCTGCTGGAACAAAATAACGTTACGTGTACGAATACAACTAACGTTGCAGTGGCGGAACTATTTTTCGA aAAGACCGTGATTCAGAAAGCTCCGGGTATCGAGCCCGAGCATGTCGGAGCCCCTATCTGGCAGCTGGCCCTGTGTCTTCTGCTCTCTTGGATGATCGTAGTAGCATGCCTCATAAAAGGTGTCAAATCTTCTGGAAAG GTGGTGTATTTTACAGCTACTTTCCCCTATGTGATATTGTTAATTTTGTTGGTCCGAGGGTGTCTGCTAGATGGCGCCATCGATGGTGTCAAATATTTCATCATACCCGACTGGAATAAACTGCTAGAGCTCGAG GTGTGGGTGGCAGCTGCTGGACAGATGTTCTTTTCTCTCAGTGTATCTTTCGGCGGTATTCTCATGTTTGGAAGTTATAACAAATTCAACAATAATGTATACGG cGACGCCTTATTAATTAGTATAATGGATGTGGTTACCAGTATCATCGCAGGTTTCGTCATCTTCACCACATTTGGTGGTATGGCTAAGAAGATCGGCGTCGACGTTCAGGACGTCGCTAAAGGAGGATATGGTCTTGCATTTGTTGCCTACCCCGAGGCTTTATCAAATCTACCTCCTCCCCAGTTATGGTCCGTTCTCTTCTTCTTCATGTTGTTCACACTGGGATTGGACAGTGAG TTCGCACTACTGGAAACTGTGATGACATGTATACAAGACGAATACCCACATCTTAGGAAATACAAAAGTTACATGTGTGTTGGATTCGGCGTGGTCCTGTATTTCTGTGCCCTTCCATGTGTCACACCT GCTGGTGATTATATAGTATCATTAATGGACCATTACGGAGCTGATTTTTCCGTCTTGTTTGTCGCAACTTGTGAATGTATTGCCGTCATGTGGGTTTATG GTGTAAGACGGTTTTTAAATGACTGTAGCTATATGCTGGGTCATCCTCCACGACCTGTAATCTTCTGGGCGGTCTGCTGGACATTCTTTTCACCTATCTTGATTGGG GCATTATTCATCTACAGAATGATAGACTATAATCCGCCAGAAATAGCCAAGAACGAGCCATTCCCAGAGTTTGCCCAGGCCATCGGCTGGGTCCTCACGTGTATAGTTTTATTACCCATTCCTGTCACATTCCTTTACAAATTGTTCACAGCTAAAGGAAGTATCAAAGAGCGCATGCGCACTATAACCACGCCCACTGAAGAATGGGGACCTAATGACGGTACAGACAGAAAACCATTAGAAAACGTGTAcgaaatggaaaggaaatatggTTTAGACAATCCAGGGGCAGTTAACTCTCATATTTAA